A region of the Desulfobacter postgatei 2ac9 genome:
GGATCACTGAGAAAAAACCAGTGATAGCTGCCCAGTTTATATTGTGCATACATCCATGACCCGGTTGAAAGTATTGTCATTACCAGGATGTTGGCGATGGCAGCGGTTGTAGTACTCCGGGTCCACCAGATGCCTAGAATCAGCGGTGGGCCGACGGAACAAAGGATAACGATAAATGCCGCCCCGGAGATATCCAGAACCAGTGCCGGCGGATTGAATGCGAAGCACATAGAGACGAACACGATCAGTATGGTCATAACGCGTGTGGCCTGTACAGGTTTATTCTCGGGCCAACGGCTGCCAAAGACTTTTCCCACCAGATCCCTTCCCAGCAAAACGTTAAGGACCATGGTCCAGCCCGCGGCTGTAGCCATGGCGATGGCCAGGCCGCCCGCCGCCAGTACGGAAAGGAGGAAGGGGCTTTTCAATCCCTCCACGGCGGCAATCATTGAATAATCGGTGACAGATGCCCCGGCAACACCGTATGCGGTCTTCATGTGTTTGAGTACCCCCATGGCGTCGGTGATGCCTTCGGTCTGCATAAGCGGATGAAGGGTTTCGATCAACACCCTGGCCCCGGTGCCGATAATAACCAGCCCGCAGTACATGGCACCGCCGATGGCTACGGCCCAGAAAACGCTGCGCCGGGCGGACTTGATATCCTGGGTGGTGAAAAAACGAACCACGGTGTAAGGCATGGCGGAAAAACCGAAATGCCATACGAAGAAGAAGCCCACCACGCCGGTCCACGTCGCCATAATGGGGTGGGATGCGGTTTCAGAGACATAGGGCATGTTAAAGAAATTGCCGTTGTTGGCCAGCACCGCGTCGGTCAGACCGTTCAATCCGCCGAAGTTAAAGATTACATATCCGGCGGCCAGTAATGCGGCGACAGTCATGGCAACGCCCTGGAACGCCGTTGAGATGGTTGTGGCAACCATCCCGCCGAAATAGATATATGCAAAAATGACCACGGATGCCAGGATGACGGATACATTGAAAGGAATTTTCAGGATAGCCAGCAAAAAAAGGGCCGTGCCCACGATGGACAAAATGACATATGCCAGTCCGCCGATGAGTGTGGGAATGCCCGCTACGAGGCGAAGCCATTTTGTATCATAGCGGTCTGCGTAATAGTCCGTGAACGATGTCGGGGCATACTTACGCAGGGGTGCAGCTGTCAGCAGGGTTGCAATGGGCATGCCCCCGATGATACCCACGAGTGCCCACCAGAAAGGGTAGCCCAAAATAAAAATAAAGGCCGGCAGCCCCAGAAAACTGGCCGGGCTGAAATATGTGGCGGCCAGCGCCGACCCGTTAACGATGGGGCCGACTTTTCGTCCGGCCACATAGA
Encoded here:
- a CDS encoding sodium:solute symporter family protein; amino-acid sequence: MGVNPIVILGSVLYFAVIFYIGWYSRKASMDSSDFYVAGRKVGPIVNGSALAATYFSPASFLGLPAFIFILGYPFWWALVGIIGGMPIATLLTAAPLRKYAPTSFTDYYADRYDTKWLRLVAGIPTLIGGLAYVILSIVGTALFLLAILKIPFNVSVILASVVIFAYIYFGGMVATTISTAFQGVAMTVAALLAAGYVIFNFGGLNGLTDAVLANNGNFFNMPYVSETASHPIMATWTGVVGFFFVWHFGFSAMPYTVVRFFTTQDIKSARRSVFWAVAIGGAMYCGLVIIGTGARVLIETLHPLMQTEGITDAMGVLKHMKTAYGVAGASVTDYSMIAAVEGLKSPFLLSVLAAGGLAIAMATAAGWTMVLNVLLGRDLVGKVFGSRWPENKPVQATRVMTILIVFVSMCFAFNPPALVLDISGAAFIVILCSVGPPLILGIWWTRSTTTAAIANILVMTILSTGSWMYAQYKLGSYHWFFLSDPANKISTPHQFYWVFVGFIFFIVVSLMTKPCKEEVIQKYSLDIRPEQ